The Bacteroidota bacterium DNA window TTTCTCTAATGAGAAAATCGACTATTTACTTGACATCTCAATAAAATAAAATTGCAGGCCAACGATTATTACCCTTTGGCATGGTACTCACTAAAAACGCCACCTCAAGCCAGGGCATCGTAGTGCCCAACAAATACAAATACAATGGCAAAGAAGAACAGGAGATGCCGGGGAAGTGGTTGGATTACGGCGCACGATTCTATGACCCGACGTTGGGGAGGTTTACAACAGCTGACCCATTGGCAGAAGTAGCTTATGATTGGACACCTTACCGATATGGGTATAATAATCCTATGAAATATACAGACCCAACAGGAATGCTTGAGTCTACTCATACAGATGAAGACGGTAATGTTCTTGCTGTTTATGATGATGGAGACAACGGAGTATATAAACATTCAGGAAAAGGAGATGAAGCAGCAAAGAATGTTGAAAAGAATTATAGTGCTGATAATACCTCCGCTGGTGGGGAAAAAATGGGTGAATCATTACATTCATTAAGTTTTGCTGACCAAAGCTTGTATAATGAAACAGGAGAAGTTCAGGCAGCTGATATCAAGATTGATTTTGGTTCTACTGAATTAACCGATAAAGTGCAAGGAATACTTGATGCAGACCCATCATTAAAAGAATATGCGGGTAAAGCAGGGACTAATGGTGATTGGGACTTAAAGAGTAATACAACAAACGGCTCGAAACTTTTTGGCAAATATGCTTCTCCAAGGGATGCGGGAAACTTTGCAGCAGGAGCAGTAGCTCAGATGTCAGGCATTGCGCCTATCGCACAGTTTGGTTTTGGTGCGTATAATATGACAGGAAACAGCAAACCTTTAACAGGATTGGTCACAGGTGCCGTTGGTAGATTGACTTTAATTAATCCCGCGGC harbors:
- a CDS encoding RHS repeat-associated core domain-containing protein, producing MVLTKNATSSQGIVVPNKYKYNGKEEQEMPGKWLDYGARFYDPTLGRFTTADPLAEVAYDWTPYRYGYNNPMKYTDPTGMLESTHTDEDGNVLAVYDDGDNGVYKHSGKGDEAAKNVEKNYSADNTSAGGEKMGESLHSLSFADQSLYNETGEVQAADIKIDFGSTELTDKVQGILDADPSLKEYAGKAGTNGDWDLKSNTTNGSKLFGKYASPRDAGNFAAGAVAQMSGIAPIAQFGFGAYNMTGNSKPLTGLVTGAVGRLTLINPAAGLGAAYLIGKYGEDKLSQRSIDIGKQYIKNK